Proteins from a genomic interval of Chroococcidiopsis thermalis PCC 7203:
- a CDS encoding glycosyltransferase, producing MSRILFISAQAPTNQYPQAGQRIAFTHLSEYAVANEVVDIVVIANKVEVDAAKDLVAKFGSNLYTYPLHQFDKIASCLTHYQVPVKFASRLINTVERKIQKLLATNIYDTIHFECSHAAIYFEAIEKYINPTQTKTVISLRDVWTQVFLRQSVSNFFYGIEVARTFHYERQLYSRVGELWVSSTKDRDLLTSLFSIPSERITIKPHQASCFVYRVQRCLEKIEKKSLLFWGAIGRPENEQAILTFVEQCFKKLVQHDRDFKLYIVGSSPSQKVLALACKQIIVTGFVEDPTEFFEKAEIGIVPLFKGGGIKLKTLEMLEAGLPVIATAVGAEGIVDRRKKLVVSDNFEEWFDLIRIMIR from the coding sequence ATGTCAAGAATTTTGTTTATTTCTGCCCAGGCTCCCACTAACCAATATCCACAAGCTGGACAAAGGATTGCCTTTACGCATCTTTCAGAATATGCTGTTGCTAATGAAGTCGTTGATATAGTGGTTATAGCTAACAAAGTTGAGGTGGACGCTGCCAAAGATTTAGTTGCAAAATTTGGTAGTAACCTCTATACATATCCTCTCCATCAGTTCGACAAAATTGCTAGTTGCTTAACTCATTATCAAGTTCCCGTGAAGTTTGCTTCTCGTCTTATTAATACAGTTGAGAGAAAAATTCAAAAACTTCTCGCAACTAATATTTATGATACAATTCATTTTGAATGTTCTCATGCTGCTATATACTTTGAAGCAATTGAGAAGTATATTAATCCTACTCAAACGAAGACTGTAATTAGTTTAAGAGATGTGTGGACTCAAGTTTTTTTGAGACAGTCTGTCAGTAATTTTTTCTATGGTATTGAAGTAGCTAGAACTTTCCATTACGAACGGCAACTATACTCGCGTGTCGGTGAGTTATGGGTATCATCTACCAAAGATCGCGACCTTTTAACTTCTTTATTTTCTATACCCAGTGAAAGGATTACTATCAAGCCTCACCAAGCTAGTTGTTTTGTGTATCGAGTGCAGCGTTGCTTAGAAAAGATAGAGAAAAAAAGTCTCTTGTTCTGGGGAGCTATAGGAAGACCAGAGAACGAACAAGCAATTCTTACCTTTGTCGAGCAGTGTTTTAAGAAGTTGGTTCAACACGATCGAGATTTCAAACTTTACATAGTTGGCTCTAGTCCCTCTCAAAAAGTTTTGGCACTTGCTTGTAAACAGATTATAGTTACAGGATTTGTTGAAGATCCAACTGAGTTTTTTGAAAAAGCTGAAATTGGAATAGTTCCTCTATTTAAGGGAGGTGGTATTAAACTAAAAACCCTAGAAATGCTAGAAGCTGGCTTGCCAGTTATTGCTACTGCTGTAGGTGCTGAAGGAATTGTAGATCGGAGGAAAAAATTAGTGGTAAGTGACAATTTTGAAGAATGGTTCGATTTGATCCGCATAATGATAAGATAA
- a CDS encoding tetratricopeptide repeat protein: protein MVKKIQAWQYKQYGLHALFEGNVKIALLYFNKALKLDPNLVEVIYNRGNLYSILKMSDKAISDYDLAIKLDPQHYKAYICRGITYLEQKQNAEAAIADFTKAIEVDSNKIQAHVNRANAYSYLNDYSAALKDLSTAIHIAPDRSDSYLNRGYIWVRTGDYHAAVVDFSQAIVLNPDFAIAYLNRGNAYKKLAQTQAALNDYAAVIHLDKTNSKNVVTAYVYRGEILESLGELAAAFSEYDRAIELCPDEHFLQHKRGALLCQFGQLSSALEHYNIAISLDRKCMYCYADRAWVRKNLGDISGAIADWSQVIEQNPENVLAYIERGELYFQSHQLKAAKADYTKAIILEPDEPHFYVVRAEVNLSLNYLVAALKDCDRAIEIAPDFARANLIRTLVKLRFKKMGTAVSNANRSATLLKTEGDLEK, encoded by the coding sequence ATGGTAAAAAAAATTCAAGCTTGGCAGTACAAGCAATATGGTTTACATGCGTTATTTGAAGGTAATGTTAAAATAGCACTTTTATATTTTAACAAAGCTCTTAAGCTCGATCCGAATTTAGTAGAAGTTATATACAATCGAGGCAACCTTTATAGTATTTTAAAAATGTCAGATAAAGCAATCTCTGACTACGATCTAGCGATAAAACTCGATCCGCAACACTATAAAGCTTATATTTGCCGAGGAATAACTTACCTAGAGCAAAAGCAGAATGCTGAAGCTGCTATTGCTGATTTTACTAAAGCAATTGAGGTTGACTCAAATAAAATTCAAGCGCATGTTAATCGAGCAAATGCTTATAGCTACTTAAATGATTATAGTGCGGCACTAAAAGACCTTTCTACGGCTATTCATATTGCACCCGATCGCAGTGATAGCTATTTGAATCGAGGCTATATATGGGTGAGAACTGGAGATTATCATGCTGCGGTGGTTGATTTCTCTCAAGCAATCGTGCTTAACCCTGATTTTGCTATTGCTTATTTGAATCGAGGTAATGCTTACAAAAAATTAGCTCAAACACAAGCAGCGTTAAATGATTATGCAGCCGTAATTCATCTCGATAAAACTAATTCTAAAAATGTTGTTACTGCCTATGTATATCGCGGAGAGATTTTAGAATCTCTTGGAGAATTAGCCGCAGCTTTTTCTGAATACGATCGCGCCATCGAGTTGTGTCCTGACGAGCATTTTCTACAACATAAGCGCGGGGCGTTGCTATGTCAATTCGGACAACTATCATCTGCTTTAGAACATTATAATATAGCGATATCACTAGATCGCAAGTGCATGTACTGTTATGCAGATAGAGCTTGGGTGAGAAAAAATCTAGGTGATATTTCAGGAGCGATCGCTGATTGGAGTCAGGTAATTGAACAGAATCCAGAAAATGTTTTGGCTTATATAGAGAGAGGAGAACTTTACTTTCAAAGTCATCAGTTGAAAGCAGCAAAAGCTGATTACACAAAAGCAATTATTCTCGAACCTGACGAACCACACTTTTATGTTGTAAGAGCTGAAGTGAATTTATCATTAAATTATCTAGTAGCAGCGTTGAAAGATTGCGATCGCGCTATAGAAATTGCTCCCGATTTTGCCCGAGCCAACCTTATTAGAACTTTAGTTAAGCTACGTTTTAAGAAAATGGGAACTGCTGTCAGCAATGCCAATCGCTCTGCTACCTTATTAAAAACAGAAGGCGATTTAGAAAAATAA
- a CDS encoding glycosyltransferase, with product METLKSLIYVSKGNLPSKMAHSIQTTKMAQAFFQKVENFELVTSGDIFSVLKGIDSEFQAWYGLHHKFKLVRLPLHIKIEYPFPQNYENFIFYKLAILYACFKAPCLIYTRSFPVVEILLRMCIPVLWEWHEPVSEKLSYTCKKLFNNKNLLGVVTTLPQLAENYLNHGLLPEKTLVAPNAVDIKNFLPYQTKSLARQKLSLQQDSQIILYSGHLYDYKGIPTILKTASLMPECEFVLVGGWIDDINRVKATCQQMNLQNIQFFGHVPQSELALYLYAADILILPTSKYWELAEATCPLKLFDYMVAKRPIVASALPTIATVLRHRENALLAEPDEPLSFKLAIETLLNNPLLAKTIADCAFQEVHNFTWDGRAERVLQFATERLQKAKKSDISYMRNVLKYITLKTISPHKLVKL from the coding sequence ATGGAAACGCTAAAATCTCTAATTTATGTATCTAAAGGAAACCTACCATCAAAAATGGCTCACTCAATTCAAACTACTAAAATGGCGCAGGCTTTTTTTCAAAAAGTTGAAAATTTTGAATTGGTTACTAGCGGAGATATTTTTTCAGTTTTAAAAGGCATAGACTCAGAATTTCAAGCTTGGTATGGTTTGCATCATAAATTTAAACTAGTTCGCCTACCGCTGCATATTAAGATCGAGTATCCTTTTCCCCAAAATTATGAAAATTTTATCTTTTATAAACTAGCTATTTTATATGCTTGTTTTAAAGCTCCTTGCTTAATTTATACTCGTTCGTTTCCTGTGGTTGAAATTTTGCTAAGAATGTGTATACCTGTGCTTTGGGAATGGCACGAACCAGTTTCAGAAAAACTTAGTTATACATGCAAAAAGTTATTCAATAACAAGAACTTACTTGGTGTTGTTACCACATTACCTCAACTTGCAGAGAACTATTTAAATCATGGTTTGCTTCCTGAAAAAACATTGGTAGCTCCTAATGCCGTAGACATTAAAAATTTTCTTCCTTATCAAACTAAATCTTTAGCCCGCCAAAAGTTATCTTTACAACAAGACAGTCAAATTATCTTATATTCAGGGCATTTGTACGATTATAAAGGCATACCAACAATTTTGAAAACTGCTAGTCTGATGCCAGAATGTGAATTTGTTTTAGTAGGAGGATGGATTGATGATATCAACCGGGTAAAAGCAACTTGTCAACAGATGAATTTACAAAACATACAATTTTTCGGTCACGTACCACAATCTGAGCTAGCATTATATCTATATGCCGCAGACATTCTAATTCTTCCTACCAGTAAGTATTGGGAACTGGCTGAAGCTACTTGTCCGTTGAAGTTATTTGATTATATGGTTGCTAAGAGACCAATTGTCGCTTCAGCTTTACCGACTATAGCAACAGTATTGCGACATAGAGAAAATGCATTATTGGCAGAACCTGACGAACCACTCTCATTCAAATTAGCAATAGAGACTCTATTGAATAATCCTTTATTAGCTAAGACTATTGCTGACTGTGCTTTTCAAGAAGTACATAATTTTACTTGGGATGGACGAGCGGAGCGAGTTTTGCAGTTTGCAACTGAAAGGCTACAGAAAGCTAAGAAAAGTGATATTAGTTACATGAGAAATGTACTTAAATACATCACATTGAAGACTATTTCACCTCATAAGTTAGTAAAGCTATAA
- a CDS encoding glycosyltransferase gives MLAPINQAKVLLCGNISRVDRRSQALIEFLSSSKNYFVSQLCPSFYYINLSMQSSLIEKVLTKFYWIELLIKAAFTDVIYLLPMNTIFIKSTIFAAKLFRKKVIVEMYISLYDTEVRDRKRVGDGSKLAKSYIEKDILALKKSDYLIHSSNQELTYWEQILNTDIDRKKVYIAPLCNVSCLLPNRSWMQDGKLNICWWGTFIPLHGLDNILQAIRILRERNLHFTCNFFGIDNKAFYDYVEKVRSYHLESIVFLRKDLNFINGSLPQYLVNYCDLALGIFGNTDKAYHALPNKLIEALSLGLPTLTMNSPALREFFNPETELWTCENTPESIAESILSIASGSAYSVDWKQTREKVLETFSLARYTEVVSEVLAKATNNLPKKEVTRFN, from the coding sequence ATGCTAGCACCCATCAATCAAGCCAAGGTTTTGCTCTGTGGCAATATTTCTCGCGTAGATCGTCGTTCTCAAGCTCTCATCGAGTTTCTATCTAGTTCCAAAAATTATTTTGTTTCTCAATTATGTCCTAGTTTTTATTATATAAACTTAAGTATGCAAAGCTCGTTAATTGAAAAAGTATTAACTAAGTTTTACTGGATTGAACTTTTAATAAAAGCTGCGTTTACGGATGTAATTTACTTATTACCAATGAATACTATTTTCATCAAAAGTACCATCTTTGCAGCAAAGCTTTTTAGGAAAAAAGTCATAGTTGAAATGTATATCTCGCTTTACGATACTGAAGTGAGGGACAGAAAAAGAGTTGGTGATGGAAGCAAACTCGCTAAATCATATATTGAAAAAGATATACTAGCGTTAAAGAAATCAGACTATCTCATCCATAGCTCTAATCAAGAGTTAACTTACTGGGAACAGATTCTGAATACTGATATTGACAGAAAAAAAGTTTATATAGCTCCTCTGTGTAATGTTTCTTGTTTGCTCCCCAACAGAAGCTGGATGCAAGATGGTAAATTAAATATTTGTTGGTGGGGAACATTTATTCCTTTACATGGATTGGATAACATATTACAAGCAATAAGAATTTTGCGAGAAAGAAACTTGCATTTTACTTGTAACTTCTTTGGTATAGACAATAAAGCTTTTTACGATTATGTAGAAAAAGTTCGGTCATATCATCTTGAATCTATAGTTTTTCTAAGGAAAGACTTAAACTTTATTAATGGTTCCTTACCTCAATATCTAGTTAATTATTGCGATCTAGCATTAGGTATTTTTGGTAATACAGATAAGGCGTATCATGCTCTTCCTAATAAGTTGATTGAAGCCCTCTCATTAGGATTACCTACATTAACCATGAATTCTCCGGCTTTGAGAGAGTTTTTTAATCCAGAAACAGAGCTATGGACTTGCGAAAACACACCTGAGTCGATTGCTGAATCAATTTTGTCGATCGCTAGCGGTTCGGCTTATTCTGTAGACTGGAAGCAAACTCGTGAAAAAGTATTGGAGACATTCAGTCTTGCTCGATACACAGAGGTTGTGTCTGAAGTTTTAGCAAAAGCAACTAACAATCTTCCAAAAAAAGAAGTGACTCGATTTAACTAG
- a CDS encoding PadR family transcriptional regulator: protein MQLEDIYQYFANPPEIYLCQEQAVCYILSVLLEGESYGSGLIQKLEREESRYRLSDTVLYAALKFLEDEGAIAGYWQKLEGRGRPRRMFRLNHQWQDEARKLAKLWSDSITKYK, encoded by the coding sequence ATGCAGCTTGAAGATATTTATCAATATTTTGCCAATCCTCCAGAGATTTATCTTTGCCAAGAGCAAGCAGTTTGTTATATCCTGTCGGTCTTGCTTGAGGGTGAATCTTATGGCTCTGGATTGATTCAAAAGCTCGAACGTGAAGAGTCTCGCTATCGCCTCTCCGATACCGTGTTGTATGCAGCGCTGAAATTTCTCGAAGATGAAGGAGCGATCGCGGGGTACTGGCAAAAACTAGAGGGTCGCGGTCGTCCCCGACGAATGTTTCGGCTCAATCACCAATGGCAAGATGAAGCACGAAAGCTAGCAAAATTATGGAGCGATAGCATCACCAAATATAAATAA
- a CDS encoding helix-turn-helix domain-containing protein: protein MKLPELLRNRLGSLLQLAVQTVILRRNDTSKTEVDREDTIATKSTTTSPQTSKLGTVKKILLKSRQLKSPTKPFKKASLFPDGKTNLAALSLLLHGVAEVLSQKRDLPWKTETQNNLSYEKAADGKKGTISYYVTDNLENLSPDTISESAALAVIDRFDPRAGAIHLIYCAAAANLHNPWQSEFLLDDKQLLEYSGLIRRRDLCRHEQLTILYDLVRQPAQILAHVVWEKQGKVGAFTVADLKIWNVNVARDFETDKAGNPKLTGLKVIVQPGLWAKYFLNKSEYYYHTGVITKKTVQTLFSIGKQNAGAARMLIWLIFQVKPGCRKVFSGKSLMQIAYGMAKIALAEQDRQLRRQLADDLATDLKVIEAAGWRVEVETGSAWLLNNDGAKRPIGFWSQLLDTTWRFDLPEAALTEIAKSPNQLRGVERPKQQPPSGAAIREARKAKGWSRAFFAATMGKSISWVDAIETEHRQVSQKDLPKLLEKLEMKS, encoded by the coding sequence ATGAAATTACCAGAATTACTGCGTAATCGGCTTGGAAGTCTGCTTCAACTGGCAGTACAAACAGTTATTCTTCGGCGAAATGACACAAGCAAGACCGAAGTAGACCGAGAAGACACGATCGCTACAAAATCAACTACCACATCACCTCAGACAAGTAAATTGGGGACTGTCAAAAAGATTCTTCTGAAGTCTAGGCAGCTGAAATCTCCAACCAAACCATTCAAGAAAGCTTCTCTGTTTCCAGATGGCAAGACGAATCTTGCCGCTTTGTCACTCTTGTTGCATGGCGTGGCAGAAGTGTTATCTCAAAAGCGCGATCTACCCTGGAAGACCGAAACCCAAAACAATTTGAGCTATGAAAAAGCAGCTGATGGCAAAAAAGGCACGATCTCTTACTATGTCACTGACAATTTAGAAAACTTGTCTCCTGACACCATATCTGAGTCAGCAGCTTTAGCTGTCATAGATCGATTCGATCCTAGAGCAGGCGCTATTCATTTAATTTATTGCGCCGCTGCTGCAAATCTGCATAATCCGTGGCAAAGTGAGTTTCTATTAGATGATAAACAACTGCTGGAATACAGCGGATTAATCAGACGTAGAGATTTATGCAGACATGAGCAACTGACAATTCTGTATGACCTGGTACGACAGCCGGCACAGATATTAGCTCACGTAGTTTGGGAAAAACAAGGCAAGGTAGGAGCCTTTACCGTAGCCGATTTAAAAATCTGGAATGTCAATGTTGCAAGAGATTTTGAGACAGATAAGGCAGGCAATCCGAAGCTGACAGGTTTAAAAGTCATCGTTCAACCTGGATTGTGGGCGAAGTACTTTTTAAATAAGTCTGAGTACTATTACCATACGGGAGTTATTACCAAGAAAACAGTACAAACGCTGTTTAGCATTGGTAAGCAAAATGCTGGTGCAGCTCGAATGCTAATTTGGCTGATTTTTCAAGTCAAGCCAGGATGCCGCAAAGTCTTTTCCGGCAAATCTCTGATGCAAATTGCGTATGGTATGGCTAAAATTGCGCTAGCAGAGCAAGATCGGCAACTACGACGGCAACTAGCTGACGATTTGGCGACTGACTTGAAAGTAATTGAAGCGGCTGGATGGCGAGTCGAGGTAGAAACTGGTTCTGCGTGGTTGTTAAATAACGATGGTGCGAAAAGACCAATTGGCTTCTGGAGCCAGCTTTTAGATACTACATGGCGATTCGATTTACCAGAAGCAGCGTTGACAGAGATTGCCAAATCGCCAAACCAGCTTAGAGGCGTGGAACGTCCCAAACAACAGCCGCCATCTGGTGCTGCGATTAGAGAAGCTAGAAAAGCTAAAGGCTGGTCGAGGGCTTTCTTTGCCGCAACGATGGGGAAAAGTATATCTTGGGTTGATGCGATCGAAACCGAGCATCGCCAAGTATCTCAAAAGGATCTGCCTAAATTACTTGAAAAATTGGAGATGAAATCGTAG
- a CDS encoding DUF2382 domain-containing protein: MPLLSISDFDTDYQRTFEGNDIKGMDVYGEGDGEKFGTVKDILVDEQGNFRYFVIDVGFWIFGKKVLLPVGRARIDRNAHRVYANGLTREQADRLPEYTEGMTADYDYEERVRGVYRTEASLDASAPLDSASTAAMMGTATPTSYNRDTYTYEHDKDLYDTSTHSDRTIKLYEERLIASKQRRKTGEVAIGKHVETETERVSVPIEKERVVIERITPPDAGRAVAPGEVDFHEGEVARVEVYEEVPDIHKEAFVREEIRVKKVVEQETVEAQETIRREELDIDTDGRPVISDQ, from the coding sequence ATGCCATTACTAAGCATTAGCGATTTCGATACAGATTATCAGCGTACCTTTGAAGGAAACGACATCAAAGGTATGGATGTTTACGGTGAAGGAGATGGGGAAAAGTTTGGTACAGTAAAAGATATTTTAGTAGACGAACAAGGTAATTTTCGGTATTTTGTTATCGACGTAGGATTCTGGATTTTTGGTAAAAAAGTACTACTGCCAGTTGGTCGCGCTCGGATCGATCGCAACGCTCATCGCGTCTATGCCAACGGTTTGACTAGAGAGCAAGCGGATCGCTTACCCGAATATACAGAAGGTATGACAGCAGACTACGATTACGAAGAACGGGTAAGAGGAGTTTATCGTACAGAAGCTTCTTTAGATGCATCAGCACCTCTAGACTCAGCGTCTACTGCTGCGATGATGGGTACTGCTACGCCAACTAGCTATAACCGCGACACTTACACTTACGAACATGACAAAGATTTATACGATACAAGCACTCATAGCGATCGCACCATTAAACTCTATGAAGAGCGGTTGATTGCCAGCAAACAGCGCCGCAAAACTGGAGAAGTTGCGATCGGCAAGCACGTTGAAACTGAGACAGAACGAGTTTCAGTTCCAATAGAAAAAGAGCGCGTCGTGATTGAAAGAATTACCCCACCCGATGCAGGTAGAGCTGTTGCACCTGGCGAAGTTGACTTCCATGAGGGTGAAGTTGCCCGTGTAGAAGTGTATGAAGAAGTTCCAGATATTCATAAAGAAGCCTTTGTTAGAGAAGAAATCAGAGTCAAGAAGGTCGTAGAACAGGAAACTGTGGAAGCACAAGAAACGATTCGCAGGGAAGAATTAGATATCGATACTGATGGTCGTCCAGTTATCAGTGACCAGTGA